Proteins from one Brevibacillus humidisoli genomic window:
- a CDS encoding PTS sugar transporter subunit IIB yields MKKILVVCGNGLGSSFIVEMNVKKILAEMGVQAEVSHTDLATSKTEQADVYLGSKDIVDQLEDGKRCVIGLENILNQAEIKEALQQYFTKG; encoded by the coding sequence ATGAAAAAGATTCTGGTGGTATGTGGAAATGGATTGGGCAGCAGCTTCATTGTGGAGATGAACGTAAAGAAAATCCTCGCTGAGATGGGCGTGCAAGCGGAAGTCTCCCACACCGATCTGGCGACGAGCAAAACAGAGCAGGCAGATGTGTATCTGGGCTCAAAAGATATTGTGGATCAACTGGAAGATGGCAAACGCTGCGTGATTGGTCTTGAGAACATTTTAAACCAAGCAGAGATCAAGGAAGCCTTGCAACAATACTTCACGAAGGGATGA
- a CDS encoding PTS ascorbate transporter subunit IIC, with translation MLDLIMKDILGTPAILVGLFALVGLLLQKKGTADVVSGTLKTVMGFLILGAGAGILVGALDAFGKMFDMAFHIQGVIPNNEAIVALAQQTFGAETAMIMLFGMIVNILLARFTPFKYIFLTGHHTMFMACLIGVILSTGGVKGVPMVIIGSIILGALMVLSPAMLQPFMRKITGTNDIAMGHFGSVGYLVAGYIGKVVGNPEKSTEEIKVPKSLGFLRDTSVSVSLTMTLLFLIVALAVGPGLVEQELSGGQNYLVYAVLQAITFAAGVYIVLAGVRILLAEIVPAFKGIADKVVPNAIPALDCPTVFPFASNAVVIGFFASFVAGLVSMFLLPIFGLKVIVPGLVPHFFTGAAAGVFGNATGGRRGAIAGAFVNGLLISFLPAMLLPVLGSLGFEGTTFGDADFGIVGIILGKVVALVN, from the coding sequence ATGCTTGATCTAATCATGAAAGACATACTGGGAACCCCAGCGATCTTGGTCGGGCTGTTTGCCCTGGTCGGATTGCTGCTGCAGAAAAAAGGGACGGCTGATGTCGTCTCCGGAACCTTAAAGACAGTCATGGGCTTTCTGATCCTGGGCGCTGGCGCAGGCATATTGGTGGGCGCGTTAGACGCTTTTGGCAAAATGTTTGACATGGCCTTTCACATCCAGGGTGTGATCCCCAACAATGAAGCGATCGTCGCGCTCGCCCAGCAAACCTTTGGCGCGGAAACAGCGATGATCATGCTGTTCGGGATGATCGTCAACATCCTGTTGGCGCGCTTCACCCCGTTTAAGTACATTTTCTTGACGGGTCACCACACGATGTTTATGGCGTGCCTGATTGGCGTGATCTTGTCGACCGGTGGTGTGAAGGGCGTACCAATGGTGATCATCGGGTCGATTATCCTCGGTGCATTGATGGTCTTATCTCCTGCCATGCTGCAGCCTTTTATGAGAAAAATTACAGGTACCAATGACATTGCGATGGGTCATTTCGGTTCTGTCGGTTACTTGGTGGCCGGGTATATCGGAAAAGTGGTCGGCAACCCGGAAAAATCGACAGAAGAGATTAAAGTGCCAAAATCACTGGGCTTTTTGCGAGATACATCCGTTTCTGTATCCTTAACGATGACGCTCTTGTTTCTCATTGTGGCCCTTGCAGTAGGGCCAGGATTGGTTGAGCAGGAACTAAGCGGTGGCCAAAACTACCTCGTCTATGCGGTATTGCAAGCGATTACCTTTGCCGCAGGGGTCTACATCGTACTGGCCGGGGTGCGGATTCTGCTGGCCGAGATTGTGCCCGCCTTTAAAGGGATTGCCGACAAAGTAGTGCCAAACGCCATTCCGGCACTTGATTGTCCGACGGTCTTCCCGTTTGCCTCCAATGCCGTTGTGATCGGATTTTTTGCCAGCTTTGTCGCAGGTTTGGTATCGATGTTCTTATTGCCGATCTTCGGATTGAAAGTGATCGTACCCGGACTTGTCCCCCACTTCTTTACCGGTGCCGCGGCCGGCGTGTTTGGAAATGCGACAGGCGGCCGTCGCGGAGCGATTGCCGGCGCCTTCGTAAACGGTTTGCTGATCAGCTTTTTGCCTGCGATGCTTCTGCCGGTACTGGGCTCGCTCGGATTTGAGGGAACCACCTTTGGCGACGCTGATTTTGGCATCGTCGGGATTATTCTGGGGAAAGTAGTGGCTTTAGTGAACTAA
- a CDS encoding MATE family efflux transporter yields MSATAAKLREAPIGKLFFAYLLPSVLGMLLMSVNIVIDGIFIGHGVGPNGLAGVNIAVPAFSIFISISLWIGIGGATLYSISLGENKQREAQSIFSQACTLAILLIGVIMIICLFNIEPLALLLGANQVILPYALDYLSILLMYGIVFVFQNILSIFVRNDGNPNLSMASLIVTAILNVILDYVYIFVWGWGVAGAAYAIVQATGIGFIVLLTHFFRRNRTLRWVPVRFDGHTIKRILTIGFPSFVAEIAIAIVTIAMNLAFMRMIGEIGVASYSILNYLHSLMLLVFLGVGSALQPLASFHYGARLYDRLKRCMRLAVITALGLGLFFLGTGWLFAGPLVALFDVTSEELYQLTVNGLSLFFLNYLFLGYNLVYATYFQSVGYIPVALIITIGRGILLVLLFLWLLPDWLGLNGIWLSVPAAEALTALMIFLFGRLRRSVPDPMV; encoded by the coding sequence ATGTCAGCAACAGCAGCAAAACTACGTGAAGCACCAATCGGGAAGTTGTTTTTTGCCTATCTGCTCCCTTCGGTTCTCGGTATGCTTTTAATGTCTGTCAACATTGTGATTGACGGTATCTTTATTGGTCATGGAGTCGGCCCCAATGGATTGGCAGGGGTCAATATCGCCGTTCCTGCTTTTTCGATCTTCATCTCGATCTCGCTATGGATTGGGATTGGCGGAGCGACGCTGTATTCCATTTCCCTGGGGGAAAACAAGCAGAGAGAGGCGCAATCGATCTTTTCCCAAGCCTGTACCCTGGCTATTCTGCTGATCGGCGTGATCATGATTATCTGCCTGTTCAACATCGAACCTCTCGCCCTGCTGCTTGGGGCCAATCAGGTGATCCTGCCGTATGCGTTGGATTACCTGTCGATTCTGTTGATGTACGGGATCGTGTTTGTTTTTCAGAATATACTGAGCATCTTTGTTCGCAACGATGGCAATCCCAATCTGTCGATGGCCTCTCTGATTGTAACTGCGATCCTCAATGTGATCCTCGATTACGTGTACATATTTGTCTGGGGATGGGGAGTGGCGGGGGCGGCGTACGCGATTGTTCAGGCAACCGGGATCGGCTTTATCGTCCTGCTTACCCATTTTTTCCGGCGGAACAGGACGCTGCGGTGGGTGCCCGTTCGCTTTGATGGTCACACGATCAAGCGCATCTTGACGATCGGCTTTCCCAGTTTTGTTGCCGAGATCGCCATCGCGATCGTGACGATTGCGATGAATCTGGCCTTCATGCGGATGATTGGAGAGATCGGCGTTGCTTCCTATTCAATCTTGAACTATCTGCACTCCTTGATGCTGCTCGTATTTCTCGGAGTCGGGTCAGCGCTGCAGCCGCTCGCCAGTTTTCACTACGGAGCACGGCTGTACGATCGTCTGAAGCGCTGCATGCGGCTGGCCGTGATCACGGCGCTGGGGCTGGGCCTCTTTTTTCTTGGTACAGGCTGGCTTTTTGCCGGACCCCTCGTCGCCCTGTTCGACGTCACCTCGGAGGAACTGTATCAACTGACGGTGAACGGGTTGAGTTTGTTTTTCTTAAACTATTTGTTTTTAGGCTACAACCTGGTGTACGCCACCTATTTTCAATCAGTAGGGTATATCCCCGTCGCCTTGATCATTACGATTGGCCGGGGAATCCTGCTCGTTTTGCTGTTTTTATGGCTGCTGCCGGACTGGTTGGGTCTCAACGGGATTTGGCTCTCCGTACCTGCGGCTGAGGCGTTGACCGCGCTTATGATCTTTCTCTTTGGACGCTTGAGACGGTCTGTTCCCGATCCGATGGTGTAA